The proteins below are encoded in one region of Anoplopoma fimbria isolate UVic2021 breed Golden Eagle Sablefish chromosome 19, Afim_UVic_2022, whole genome shotgun sequence:
- the nt5dc3 gene encoding 5'-nucleotidase domain-containing protein 3, whose product MATLSLPLSSLLKHKDCLQKVKVFCNVLHSLQHRSCTSRVWKRSFGAVAHGVGRLLSQRSGSPNYAASVCRSSSDGPEMTERLWSVYKETKRQTEDLIPAISINSTNPDTIFANNEMSLRDTEVYGFDYDYTLAFYSRNLHTLIFNIARDILITNHNYPEGLRNYEYIPNFAVRGLHYDVQKALLMKIDAFHYIQLGTVYRGLHPVPDEEVIAMYEGCHVPLENMSDFYGKSSHGHTMKQFMDIFSLPEMTLLSCVNDFFMRHNIDYEPVHLYKDVKEAIRDVHVKGIMYRAVEADIGKYICYGEQSHAVLKKLSEHGKKMFLITNSPFDFVDRGMNYIVGKDWRDLFDVVIVQADKPGFFNDRRKPFRRVTDKGALLWDRIHKLEKGKIYKQGNLYEFLRLTGWRGSKVLYFGDHIYSDLADLTLKHGWRTGAIIPELRKEIKIMNTEQYMHMMAWLQALTGLIEQMQVHRDAASQAVVEEWIKEREAMRSQMKDIFNPQFGSLFRTYHNPTYFSRRLSRFADIYMASISCLLNYDFQHTFFPRRTPLQHEAPFWPEHSPGGISVSSQVSKMNADTD is encoded by the exons ATGGCCACCCTGTCTCTGCCCCTGTCGTCTCTCCTCAAACACAAGGACTGTCTGCAGAAGGTGAAGGTTTTCTGTAATGTGTTGCATAGTTTACAACACCGATCATGCACATCTCGAGTGTGGAAGAGGAGTTTCGGAGCAGTGGCCCATGGAGTCGGTCGGCTACTGTCACAGCGATCCGGATCCCCAAACTACGCAGCATCTGTCTGTCGCAGCTCCTCAGACGGTCCGGAGATGACAGAGAGGCTGTGGTCTGTTTACAAAGAGACCAAGAGGCAGACTGAAG ATTTGATTCCAGCCATTTCCATCAACTCGACCAACCCCGACACCATTTTTGCAAACAATGAGATGAGCCTGAGAGACACCGAGGTCTACGGCTTCGACTACGACTACACCCTGGCTTTCTACTCCAGGAACCTGCACACCCTCATCTTCAACATAGCGCGGGACATTCTCATCACCAACCACAAT tATCCAGAGGGTCTGAGAAATTATGAGTATATTCCTAATTTTGCTGTAAGAGGACTCCACTATGATGTTCAGAAG GCACTGCTGATGAAGATAGATGCTTTTCACTACATCCAGTTGGGGACTGTATACAG GGGTCTTCATCCAGTCCCTGATGAGGAAGTAATTGCCATGTATGAAGGTTGTCACGTACCTCTAGAGAACATGAGCGACTTCTATGGGAAG AGTTCCCATGGCCACACCATGAAGCAGTTCATGGACATATTCTCCCTGCCTGAGATGACTCTCCTGTCTTGTGTCAACGACTTCTTCATGAGGCACAACATCGACTACGAGCCAGTGCATCTCTACAAAGACGTAAAG GAAGCCATTAGAGATGTTCACGTCAAGGGCATCATGTACCGAGCAGTGGAGGCGGATATTG GGAAATACATTTGCTATGGGGAGCAAAGCCATGCTGTGCTGAAGAAGCTGTCAGAGCACGGAAAAAAGATGTTCCTCATTACCAATAGCCCGTTTGACTTTGT GGACCGAGGAATGAACTACATAGTGGGGAAGGACTGGCGAGACCTGTTTGATGTTGTGATTGTTCAGGCGGACAAACCTGGTTTCTTCAATGACCGGAGAAa ACCTTTCCGGCGAGTGACAGACAAAGGTGCGTTGCTGTGGGACAGGATTCACAAGTTGGAAAAAGGGAAGATCTACAAACAG GGAAACCTTTATGAGTTCCTGAGACTAACCGGCTGGAGAGGGTCCAAAGTGCTCTACTTCGGTGATCACATCTACAGCGACTTGGCA GATCTGACGCTGAAACATGGCTGGAGGACGGGCGCCATCATTCCTGAGCTGAGGAAGGAGATCAAGATCATGAACACGGAGCAGTACATGCACATGATGGCCTGGTTGCAGGCGCTGACTGGACTTATCGAGCAGATGCAG GTACACAGGGATGCAGCGTCTCAGGCTGTCGTCGAGGAGTGGATCAAAGAGAGAGAAGCCATGAG GTCACAGATGAAGGACATCTTCAACCCTCAGTTCGGGAGTCTCTTCCGGACGTACCACAACCCCACCTACTTCTCACGCCGACTCTCACGCTTTGCCGACATCTACATGGCCTCCATCAGCTGCCTGCTCAACTACGACTTCCAGCACACCTTTTTCCCTCGCCGTACTCCCCTGCAGCACGAGGCGCCCTTCTGGCCTGAACACAGTCCAGGTGGTATCAGTGTCTCCTCACAGGTCAGCAAGATGAACGCAGACACcgattag
- the hsp90b1 gene encoding endoplasmin: MRRVWVISLLFALFAFAAVKAEDEVDIDGTVEEDVGKSRDGSRTDDEVVQREEEAIQLDGLNAAQIKEIREKSEKHVFQAEVNRMMKLIINSLYKNKEIFLRELISNASDALDKIRLLSLTNDDAMASNEELTIKIKSDKEKNMLHITDTGVGMTKEDLVKNLGTIAKSGTSEFLNQMTETQGEDQSTSELIGQFGVGFYSAFLIADKVIVTSKHNNDTQHIWESDSNQFSVIEDPRGDTLGRGTTISLVLKEEASDYLELETIKNLVKKYSQFINFPIYVWASKTETVEEPIEEDAEAAEEPEKEAAEEEAEVEEEEDEEGKEKPKTKKVEKTVWDWELMNDIKPIWQRPAKEVEEDEYKAFYKTFSKDTEDPLAHIHFTAEGEVTFRSILFVPTAAPRGLFDEYGSKKNDYIKLFVRRVFITDDFNDMMPKYLNFVKGVVDSDDLPLNVSRETLQQHKLLKVIRKKLVRKTLDMIKKIAEEHYNEKFWKEFGTNIKLGVIEDHSNRTRLAKLLRFQTSNSDTEVASLEQYVERMKEKQDKIYFMAGTSRKEAESSPFVENLLKKGYEVIYLTEPVDEYCVQALPEFDGKRFQNVAKEGVKFDESDKTKEKREALEKEYEPLTTWLKDKALKDKIEKAVLSQRLTNSPCALVASQYGWSGNMERIMKAQAYQTGKDISTNYYASQKKTLEINPKHPLIKQMLNRVNEDGEDQTSSDLAVVLFETATLRSGYHLADTKAYGERIERMLRLSMNVPLDEQIEEEPEEEPEEEPEEEPEEEQAEEDSEDKEEIVDGDDDEETTKSDKDEL; encoded by the exons ATGAGACGAGTCTGGGTGATAAGTCTTCTCTTTGCACTCTTCGCCTTTG CTGCTGTAAAGGCAGAGGATGAAGTGGACATCGATGGGACAGTGGAGGAGGACGTTGGTAAAAGCAGAGATGGCTCAAGAACAGATGATGAGGTGGTGCAGAG agaggaggaggctaTCCAGCTGGATGGATTGAACGCTGCTCAGATCAAGGAAATCAGAGAGAAGTCGGAAAAGCATGTCTTTCAGGCTGAAGTCAACCGTATGATGAAGCTGATTATCAACTCTCTCTACAAGAACAAGGAG ATCTTCCTTAGGGAGCTGATCTCCAACGCCTCTGATGCTTTGGATAAGATCCGCTTGTTGTCTCTGACCAATGACGATGCAATGGCCTCCAACGAGGAGCTGaccatcaaaataaaa TCTGATAAGGAGAAGAACATGCTCCACATCACTGACACTGGTGTTGGAATGACCAAAGAGGACCTGGTGAAGAACTTGGGTACCATTGCCAAGTCTGGCACCAGCGAGTTCCTCAACCAGATGACAGAGACGCAGGGTGAGGATCAGTCAACCTCGGAGCTTATTGGCCAGTTCGGTGTTGGTTTCTACTCTGCTTTCCTCATCGCCGACAAAGTCATCGTGACATCCAAACACAACAACGACACCCAGCACATCTGGGAATCCGACTCGAATCAGTTCTCTGTCATCGAGGACCCCCGTGGGGACACACTTGGCAGAGGAACCACCATCTC ACTGGTCCTGAAGGAGGAGGCCTCAGACTATCTGGAGCTGGAGACCATCAAGAACCTCGTCAAGAAATACTCCCAGTTCATCAACTTCCCCATCTACGTTTGGGCCAGCAAG ACTGAGACAGTTGAGGAGCCCATCGAGGAAGATGCTGAAGcagcagaggaaccagagaaagAGGCTGctgaagaggaggcagaggtagaggaggaggaagatgaggagggcAAGGAGAAGCCTAAGACAAAGAAG gTTGAGAAGACTGTGTGGGACTGGGAACTGATGAATGATATCAAGCCCATCTGGCAGAGACCAGCTAAGGAGGTCGAGGAGGACGAGTACAAGGCTTTCTACAAGACGTTCTCTAAG GACACTGAAGACCCTCTGGCCCACATCCACTTCACGGCTGAGGGGGAGGTTACCTTCAGATCCATCCTGTTTGTGCCCACTGCAGCTCCCCGCGGCCTGTTTGACGAGTATGGCTCCAAGAAGAACGACTACATCAAG CTGTTTGTGAGGAGAGTTTTCATCACAGACGACTTCAACGACATGATGCCCAAGTACCTGAACTTCGTCAAGGGAGTG GTTGACTCTGATGACCTTCCCCTGAATGTGTCAAGAGAGACTCTGCAGCAACACAAACTGCTCAAG GTCATCCGCAAGAAGCTGGTGCGTAAGACTTTGGACATGATCAAGAAGATCGCAGAGGAGCACTACAACGAGAAGTTCTGGAAGGAGTTTGGAACCAACATCAAGCTGGGCGTCATTGAGGATCACTCCAACAGGACCCGTCTGGCCAAGCTGCTGCGCTTCCAGACCTCCAACAGCGATACAGAGGTGGCCAGCCTGGAGCAATATGTGGAGCGCATGAAGGAGAAGCAGGACAAGATCTACTTCATGGCTGGAACCAGCAGGAAGGAG GCTGAGTCTTCTCCCTTTGTGGAGAATCTGCTGAAGAAAGGCTACGAGGTGATCTACCTGACGGAGCCGGTGGATGAGTACTGCGTCCAGGCACTGCCCGAGTTTGACGGCAAACGCTTCCAGAACGTCGCAAAGGAGGGTGTCAAATTTGACGAGAGTGACAAGACCAAGGAGAAGAGGGAGGCCCTGGAGAAGGAGTATGAGCCCCTCACCACTTGGCTGAAGGACAAGGCCCTGAAGGACAAG ATTGAGAAGGCTGTCCTCTCTCAGAGGCTAACAAACTCCCCCTGCGCTCTGGTTGCCAGTCAGTACGGCTGGTCAGGAAACATGGAGAGGATCATGAAGGCACAGGCTTACCAGACAGGAAAAGACATTTCCACAAA ctATTATGCTAGCCAGAAGAAAACATTAGAAATCAACCCCAAGCATCCTCTCATCAAGCAGATGCTGAACAGAGTCAAT GAGGACGGTGAGGACCAGACGTCGTCAGATCTGGCCGTGGTTCTGTTTGAGACGGCCACGCTGCGCTCCGGCTACCATCTGGCTGACACAAAGGCTTACGGAGAGAGGATAGAGCGCATGCTCCGACTCAGCATGAACGTGCCTCTGGACGAACAG ATTGAAGAAGAGCCAGAGGAGGAGCCAGAAGAGGAGCCAGAGGAGGAGCCAGAAGAGGAGCAAGCAGAGGAGGACTCTGAAGATAAAGAAGAAATTGTAGATGGCGATGACGACGAGGAAACG ACAAAATCGGACAAAGATGAACTGTGA
- the parietopsin gene encoding parietopsin, which translates to MDSNSTPLSSGSPTPSIHAEMVTITPTIFPRVGYSILSFLMFINTVLTVFNNVLVITVLLRNPSLLQPMNVFILSLAVSDLMIGLCGSLIVTITNYQGSFFIGHAACVFQGFAVNYFGLVSLCTLTLLAYERYNVVCRPRNSLKLSMRRSIIGLLIVWIFCLFWAVAPLFGWSSYGPEGVQTSCSLAWEERSWSNYSYLILYTLLCFILPVAVIIYCYSKVLTSMNKLNRSVELQGGRSSQKENDHAISMVLSMIIAFFVCWLPYTALSVVVVVDPALYIPPLVATMPMYFAKTSPVYNPIIYFLSNKQFRDAALEMLSCGRYISHMPNTVSIGMRSLNRRSRLTSLSRNVNLHSKVLPL; encoded by the exons ATGGACAGCAACAGCACGCCGTTGAGCTCCGGCTCTCCCACTCCGTCCATCCACGCCGAGATGGTGACCATCACGCCCACCATCTTCCCTCGGGTGGGCTACAGCATTCTCTCCTTCCTCATGTTCATCAACACAGTGTTGACAGTCTTTAACAACGTGCTCGTCATCACCGTGTTGCTGAGGAACCCGTCGCTCCTGCAGCCCATGAACGTGTTCATCCTCAGCCTCGCGGTGTCTGACCTCATGATCGGCCTCTGCGGCTCCCTGATCGTCACCATCACCAACTACCAAGGCTCCTTCTTTATCGGCCACGCGGCCTGCGTCTTTCAGGGATTTGCTGTCAATTATTTTG GTCTGGTGTCACTCTGCACTTTGACCCTGCTTGCCTACGAGCGCTACAACGTGGTGTGTAGACCGAGAAACAGCCTAAAGTTGAGCATGCGGAGAAGCATCATCGGGCTGCTTATTGTCTGGATCTTCTGCTTGTTTTGGGCGGTGGCTCCGTTATTCGGCTGGAGCTCCTACGGACCCGAGGGAGTCCAGACCTCCTGCTCTCTGGCCTGGGAAGAGAGATCGTGGAGCAACTACAGCTACCTCATCCTCTACACGCTGCTCTGCTTCATTTTACCTGTGGCAGTCATCATCTACTGCTATTCCAAAGTGCTCACATCCATGAATAAG CTGAACAGGAGTGTGGAGCTCCAGGGTGGGCGTTCCAGCCAGAAGGAGAATGATCACGCCATCAGTATGGTCCTCTCCATgatcattgctttttttgtctgctgGCTGCCCTACACGGCTTTGTCGGTGGTGGTTGTCGTGGATCCGGCACTCTACATCCCTCCACTGGTCGCCACGATGCCCATGTACTTTGCCAAGACCAGCCCCGTCTATAACCCCATCATCTACTTCCTTTCCAACAAGCAG TTCCGTGATGCCGCTCTGGAGATGCTGTCGTGCGGCCGCTACATTTCCCACATGCCCAACACTGTCAGCATCGGCATGCGCTCCTTGAACAGGAGGAGCCGGCTGACTTCCTTAAGCAGGAATGTCAACTTGCACAGCAAGGTGTTGCCTCTGTGA
- the LOC129107975 gene encoding octopamine receptor 2-like produces MRGELTPAWDSGNKTTTWEDYIDTAFVVANSLILLITSSVGIAANVFVILAVYNQKSLQTAINALVVNLAVIDILRCVIDCPILFAIVVAVYQRGHVDELICDTQVISFSFNCCIQLLTLTCISAERYQAIAQPFQTSQRRRRIMVQIPLTWILAILVSFFCLIFLKDSPVHVKCKGLSRETSSSYDTFGLYMLFPLWAACFTIIILFYASIFAIVRSHNRKIFDKGAFRVSKTNDEQKKEDTTAVENGPGKSEQNHTLSKSVASEITDLKTEQPQPSAMQVEVQNDFKTQQSNSCGTKVEAKPSNGGAAARVKSSTTIPQVSSNFETEKQSKERVKIVKATSEMKETSPRAPSSAQLEKHQSTSVLVIDVKQAKDSNGGKTLTDATADQMPSVPPISNNVPEKVATIQSVHVEGAVCMMPSKASRERVHKKKESQMAKRVGYITLSFLLFWLPLITTILMNFVMYGNKNTKVNTSKVRILDILSVSVTCITSLSDPIIYAAVNPQFQTEFYRIKNKFTSMFK; encoded by the exons ATGAGAGGCGAGCTTACACCTGCATGGGACTCTGGGAACAAAACCACCACTTGGGAGGACTACATCGACACCGCCTTTGTGGTGGCAAACAGCTTGATTCTGTTGATCACTTCCTCTGTTGGGATtgcagcaaatgtttttgtcatactGGCAGTTTACAACCAAAAATCCCTTCAAACTGCCATTAATGCGCTGGTGGTGAATCTCGCAGTCATAGACATTCTGAGGTGTGTCATCGACTGCCCCATCCTCTTCGCCATCGTCGTGGCTGTGTATCAAAGAGGACATGTGGACGAGTTGATCTGTGATACACAAGtgatctctttctctttcaactGCTGCATCCAACTGTTGACTCTGACCTGCATAAGTGCAGAGAGGTACCAGGCCATTGCACAACCCTTTCAAACTTCTCAGAGGCGAAGACGGATTATGGTGCAGATTCCTCTCACATGGATCTTGGCTATTCTGGTGTCGTTTTTTTGTCTGATATTTTTGAAGGACTCACCTGTGCATGTCAAATGCAAAGGATTATCCCGAGAAACATCATCCTCCTATGACACCTTTGGACTTTACATGCTGTTCCCACTTTGGGCAGCTTGCTTTACTATTATCATTTTGTTCTACGCTAGCATATTTGCCATTGTGAGATCACACAATCGCAAAATATTTGACAAAGGTGCTTTTCGTGTTTCAAAGACAAATGATgagcagaaaaaagaagacacCACAGCTGTGGAAAATGGACCTGGAAAATCTGAGCAAAACCATACCCTGAGCAAAAGTGTTGCATCAGAAATAACTGACTTGAAAACAGAACAACCTCAACCTTCTGCAATGCAGGTTGAAGTGCAGAATgattttaaaacacagcagtcCAACTCCTGTGGCACAAAAGTTGAAGCTAAACCATCAAATGGAGGTGCTGCTGCCAGGGTTAAGAGCTCAACCACGATACCGCAGGTGTCAAGCAATTTCGAAACAGAAAAGCAGTCCAAAGAGAGAGTTAAAATTGTAAAAGCAACCTCTGAAATGAAAGAAACCAGCCCTCGTGCTCCCTCATCTGCACAGTTAGAGAAACACCAATCCACTTCTGTTTTAGTGATTGATGTAAAACAAGCTAAGGACAGCAATGGAGGGAAAACACTGACTGATGCCACAGCAGATCAAATGCCTTCAGTACCTCCCATCTCAAATAATGTCCCCGAAAAAGTAGCTACAATTCAAAGTGTGCACGTGGAAGGCGCTGTGTGCATGATGCCTTCCAAAGCGAGTAGAGAAAGAGTGCACAAAAAGAAGGAAAGCCAAATGGCTAAGCGAGTTGGCTACATCACTTTATCCTTCCTCTTATTCTGGTTACCATTGATCACAACCATCCTGATGAATTTTGTCATGTACGGCAACAAGAACACAAAGGTTAATACTTCTAAGGTAAGGAT TCTGGACATTCTGTCAGTCTCTGTCACCTGCATCACATCTCTGAGTGACCCTATAATATATGCTGCAGTGAACCCTCAATTTCAGACAGAGTTTTATAGgattaaaaacaagtttacatccatgttcaAATAA